Genomic DNA from bacterium:
CATATTCTATAGATTCAAAGAGCAGAATTAGCATTCCGGCAAAGATACGCAAACACATTTCGCCTGATGCAAATGATACAATCGTGATGACCAAAGGGTTATCTAGTTGTATTGATTTGTACCCCCTCGATGAGTGGCAGAAAATTGAAGATAAACTTTTGAAGCTTAACCAGTTCCAGCCTGACGATCTCAGATTTATCAGAATGTTCGTTCAATATGCACATGAAGATGTAATGGATTCGCAATCACGAATACTTATCCCGCAGATGTTAATTGACTATGCAAAAATTGAAAAAGAAGTTTTGATAATCGGCGCTCTTAGAAAAATTGAAGTTTGGAATCCGAAAGTGTACGATGAATACTTGAAGCAGTCACCAATGAGCTATGAAGAGATTGCTGCTAAAGTAATGACTGATTGATGGACCTAGTTCATAATCCAGTTTTACTTAAGGAAAGTATTGATTACTTAGTTACTAACAAAACTGGAAATTACTTTGACGGAACTTTGGGATTTGGCGGACACACTAAGGAAATATTTGCCCGTCTTAGTAAAAAGGGTATAGTTGTATCTACTGATGTTGATCTGAATGCATTCAATTATTGCAAAGAAAATTTTAAGCATGAGGCCAGGATTAAGCTTTATAACTTTAATTTTTCATTTGTTGATGTCATTGCGAAGATAGAATCGCTGGAGTTCTTTGACGGAATTATTGCTGACCTTGGAGTTTCTTCTTTTCAACTGGATAACGCCGCGGCAGGTTTTTCTTACAGTGTTGATTCAGCACTGGATCTCCGATTAGATAAAAGCTTAAAGAAAACTGCTGCGGATTTTATTAACGGGGAACCTGAAGAAAAAATAGCTGAAGTTATATATGTATACGGAGAAGAAAAAAATTCCAGAAAGATTGCGCGCCAAATTTCTCTGGCTCGTAAAAATAGGAAGATCGACTCTACTGATGAATTAAAAAAAATAATTTCATCGGTGACTAATCCAAAGTATTTGACTAAAACATTGTCACGGATTTTTCAGGCTTTGCGAATTTATGTTAATGATGAACTTGGTGTATTGAAGCAGTTTCTTAATAATTCTTTACCTGTATTAAGAAAGGGAGGAAGATTGGTGGTAATCAGTTACCATTCACTTGAGGATAGGATAGTAAAGGATTTTTTTAAATACGAAAATCTGAACTGCGTTTGTCCTCCTGATTCACCCATTTGTACTTGTGGTAAAGTTAAACGGTTAGATATTCTTACAAAAAAACCGATTGTCCCCTCGGAATCGGAAATACTAATTAATAAACGAGCACGTAGCGCAAAATTAAGAGTTGCTGAAAAAATATGAAGCAAAGTTCGAAACCCTTAATCGTGGTAATTACTTCAATATTGATTATAGTTACCATTATCATTCTCATCGCGCAGGGGATACGCTTAAAATATGAAGAATTGCAACGAGAGCTTGCACAGTTGGAAAATATGATCAAAACAGAAAAAAATTTTATGGTTGGATTGAAAGCAAACTATCAAATGCTTACTGCAGAAGATTTGGTTAAAAATTACGCTCTCCTCGAACTAGGTCTGATTGATAACTCAGTAAATGAGGAAAATAAAATTACTTTGTTGAAGTCGGATATAATTGAACTTTCAGAAAATGCGGGAATACTGAATGAATAATTCTCGTGTCTTACTGGTATTGATTTTTACTGCGCTTTTATTTGGTGCACTCGTTTACAGATTAATTAATCTTCAAATAATTAAGAGCGATGAGCTTAGTTATTTCGCAAAGAGACAGCAAACAAATACTCAATCGATAAAAGCAGAACGAGGTTTTATCTTTGATAGAAACGATGTTTTGCTGGTGTACAACAGAAATGACTATTCTTTCTACGTTGATCTTCGAATGCTTCCTCAAGCAGAGAAAAGTAAGCTTGCTACAATTTTTTCAAAAGTAATTGGAAAAAGTAAACGACATTATTTAAATCTTATGAGAGAAAAAGGCAAGACAATCTGCCTTGAAAAGAAAGTTCCATTCGAAAAATCAGTCGAGCTATTTGAATATAAAAACCGTGCATTTTTCTTCGTCGAAGAACCCGTAAGTGTTTTTCATTATGGTTCTCTTGCTTCACACGTACTTGGTTATGTGAACAATGATTATCATGGAGTAAACGGAGTATCTAAAAGTTTTGATAATGTATTGAAAGGCAAGGACGGTTTCAGGATTGTTGAAAGAAACGCTATGGGTGATATTATTTCAATCTCTGAAACCGAGACCCAGCCATCGATCCCCGGTGATGATATCTATCTCACAATTGACAAAAGGTATCAGGCGATTGTCGAAGAAGAATTACGTGATGGATTAAAGACTAACAATGCCGAATCAGCGACTTGCATCATTATGGATCCAAATAACGGTGAGATACTTGCGTTAGCAAATTTAAGTGATTATGATCCGAATAAGTTTTGGAGTTTTAACGATTTTGACAGAAAGAACCGTGCGATAACAGATTCATATGAACCGGGTTCAACATTTAAAGCAATTACTATTGCGGCTTTGCTTGAAGAAAAAGCATGTAATGAAGCTGAAAGAATTAATGTAGAGAATGGAGTCTACAAGTTTCGAAACAATTACATCAGGGATACGCATAAGTTTGAATCGTTAACTGTGAGAGAAATTGTAGAAGAATCAAGCAACATTGGCGTTGCAAAATTAGTTCAAAGAATTAGCGAGGATGATTACTACCAATATGTTCGGGGCTTCGGATTTGGAACATTTACTTCAGTTTCACTTCCAGGTGAGGTTACCGGTAAACTTGTCGAATTGGATAAATGGTCGAAGCTTACAAAAACTTATATGTCTTTCGGATATAATATTTCTGTTACACCTCTTCAATTAACAAATGCTTTCTGTGCTTTAGTAAATGGAGGAATATTGTATCGTCCTCAAATTGTTAAAAGGCAAGTTGATAAAAATGGAAACATTATTAAAGAATATTCTCCTTTTGCAGTCAGAAGGGTAATCTCCGAAAAAACATCTGAAAGAATGCGGAATATTTTATTGGGTGCTGTTGAAAATGGCACGGGTTCTCAGGCAAAAATAGAATCATTATCTGTTGGTGGAAAAACCGGAACATCAAAGATTATTGTTGATGGAAAATACTCCGGCAGTGAATATTACTCTTCTTTCGTTGGATTCTATCCTGCAGATGAGCCAACTCTTGTTTGTTACGTATTGATCAACAAACCAAAAGGTCAGTATTACGGCGGCGCAGTCTCCGCTCCTGTATTCAAAAAAATTGTATCTAGAATTTACAACTTAGAAAAAGGAATGTATGAACATCCCATTCCTCAGCAGGATGTTAAGATTACCGAATACAAAAGTGATTCATTTAATGCAAAGATTGAACAGCAGGATTCTAAATATCAATCAGAGGTTAATCAGAGTCAGAATATTTTCATTTCTAATACTGGAAAAAATTTAATGCCAGATCTGCGCGGCAAAACAATAAAAGAAGCTTTATTGATTTTAAATGACTTTGGAATTAAATGGTCGGTGTCAGGTTCCGGTGTTGTTACTGAGCAAAGTATACTACCTGGAAATACAATTAACAAAAAGAAGACTTGCATATTGAAATGTTCACCAATCAGTCCGACTGGAGCCAGGATATATTGATGCTGTTAAGTGAATTATTAAATAAAATAACTTCAGTTCAGGTCGTTGGAACTCCTCCTTACAGAGAAGTATCTGGAGTTGAATACGACTCTAGGAAAGTCGTCGATGGTTCTGTTTTTGTTGCAATCAAAGGATTTAAAACTGATGGTCATTTGTTTCTTCAGGACGCACTTAACAATAAAGCTGTTGCAGTTGTTGTTGAGAATTACGATGCAATCCCGGATTCACTTGTAAGTCATTTCAAAGCAGTTAAAATAATCGTCAAAGACAGCAGACAGGCTTTGGCTGAAATATCAAAAGCGATTTTCAATAATCCATCGAAGAAATTAAGACTGATTGGAATAACGGGCACAAACGGTAAAACTACAACTTCATATTTTTTGAAAAATATTTATGAAACATCGGGATATAAAGTTGGATTAATAGGAACAATAGCCAATTACATAGGAAAAGATAAAATTGATTCAAAACTTACAACACCTGAATCGAATGATCTTAACCGAATGTTGAATCAAATGCACACTTCAGGATGTGATTTTGCGGTGATGGAAGTTTCTTCGCACTCACTTGTTTTAAAGCGCGTTCACGGTTTGAATTTTGCTTTTGCAGTTTTCACAAATATCACTGCCGAACATCTCGATTTTCATGGCGACTTTCAAAATTATCTCAATGCAAAAAAGATTTTATTCGATTCACTCCCGGTTTCATCAACTGCATTATATAACGCTGATGATCTTCACAGTGTCGATGTCATAAAAGATTGTCCGGCTCTTAAATATTCTTTCGGGACTAATTCAGATACACAATTCAGACTTACAAATATAAATTGTGATTTATCGGGCACTTCTTTCACAATCGATTATGAAAATAAAGAATACCATCTAAAAACTTCATTGGTTGGAGATTTTAATGCATACAATGCAGCCGGTGCTTTTGCAGTTGCCAAGTTATCAGGAATAAAAGACGAAATAATTGCTGAAGGAATTTCGACTACACCGCAAGTACCGGGAAGATTTGAAGTATTAAATAATGGTACAAGAAAAATTGTTATTGATTATTCTCATACACCGGATAGTCTCGAAAAAACTTTAATGGTTATTAGAAAAATCACAGATAAGAAAAATCCGGTGTTAACAGTTTTTGGCTGCGGCGGAAATCGCGATAAACTTAAACGCCCTCTGATGGGAAAG
This window encodes:
- the mraZ gene encoding division/cell wall cluster transcriptional repressor MraZ; translation: MFKGQFTYSIDSKSRISIPAKIRKHISPDANDTIVMTKGLSSCIDLYPLDEWQKIEDKLLKLNQFQPDDLRFIRMFVQYAHEDVMDSQSRILIPQMLIDYAKIEKEVLIIGALRKIEVWNPKVYDEYLKQSPMSYEEIAAKVMTD
- the rsmH gene encoding 16S rRNA (cytosine(1402)-N(4))-methyltransferase RsmH; the protein is MDLVHNPVLLKESIDYLVTNKTGNYFDGTLGFGGHTKEIFARLSKKGIVVSTDVDLNAFNYCKENFKHEARIKLYNFNFSFVDVIAKIESLEFFDGIIADLGVSSFQLDNAAAGFSYSVDSALDLRLDKSLKKTAADFINGEPEEKIAEVIYVYGEEKNSRKIARQISLARKNRKIDSTDELKKIISSVTNPKYLTKTLSRIFQALRIYVNDELGVLKQFLNNSLPVLRKGGRLVVISYHSLEDRIVKDFFKYENLNCVCPPDSPICTCGKVKRLDILTKKPIVPSESEILINKRARSAKLRVAEKI
- a CDS encoding PASTA domain-containing protein → MNNSRVLLVLIFTALLFGALVYRLINLQIIKSDELSYFAKRQQTNTQSIKAERGFIFDRNDVLLVYNRNDYSFYVDLRMLPQAEKSKLATIFSKVIGKSKRHYLNLMREKGKTICLEKKVPFEKSVELFEYKNRAFFFVEEPVSVFHYGSLASHVLGYVNNDYHGVNGVSKSFDNVLKGKDGFRIVERNAMGDIISISETETQPSIPGDDIYLTIDKRYQAIVEEELRDGLKTNNAESATCIIMDPNNGEILALANLSDYDPNKFWSFNDFDRKNRAITDSYEPGSTFKAITIAALLEEKACNEAERINVENGVYKFRNNYIRDTHKFESLTVREIVEESSNIGVAKLVQRISEDDYYQYVRGFGFGTFTSVSLPGEVTGKLVELDKWSKLTKTYMSFGYNISVTPLQLTNAFCALVNGGILYRPQIVKRQVDKNGNIIKEYSPFAVRRVISEKTSERMRNILLGAVENGTGSQAKIESLSVGGKTGTSKIIVDGKYSGSEYYSSFVGFYPADEPTLVCYVLINKPKGQYYGGAVSAPVFKKIVSRIYNLEKGMYEHPIPQQDVKITEYKSDSFNAKIEQQDSKYQSEVNQSQNIFISNTGKNLMPDLRGKTIKEALLILNDFGIKWSVSGSGVVTEQSILPGNTINKKKTCILKCSPISPTGARIY
- a CDS encoding UDP-N-acetylmuramoyl-L-alanyl-D-glutamate--2,6-diaminopimelate ligase, with product MLLSELLNKITSVQVVGTPPYREVSGVEYDSRKVVDGSVFVAIKGFKTDGHLFLQDALNNKAVAVVVENYDAIPDSLVSHFKAVKIIVKDSRQALAEISKAIFNNPSKKLRLIGITGTNGKTTTSYFLKNIYETSGYKVGLIGTIANYIGKDKIDSKLTTPESNDLNRMLNQMHTSGCDFAVMEVSSHSLVLKRVHGLNFAFAVFTNITAEHLDFHGDFQNYLNAKKILFDSLPVSSTALYNADDLHSVDVIKDCPALKYSFGTNSDTQFRLTNINCDLSGTSFTIDYENKEYHLKTSLVGDFNAYNAAGAFAVAKLSGIKDEIIAEGISTTPQVPGRFEVLNNGTRKIVIDYSHTPDSLEKTLMVIRKITDKKNPVLTVFGCGGNRDKLKRPLMGKIATELSDNVIVTSDNPRNENPSAIIEEIKAGITTDNYHVVEDREKAIEEAIRKSQKNSVILIAGKGHEDYQEVGGVRHHFSDREVAKKYLGI